GCGAGTTTTGTAACTTCACGAAGAATAAAGTCTTCATGTGTATTACTTTGTTGAATGTTTCTTAATTTGTCATCTAACTTTTGAACAAACATCCATTGTTCATGGAAGCGATTGTTATCGTATTTAACAAATGACTTTATATTTGTGTCTAAAAATTGTTTTCGAACACTTCTTCCGATGCTACTACTCACGACTGAACTTAATAAATTCCCTTGTAAGAACCGGCCACTATGTTTCCATGCCGTATAGAGCTTATGAACATCAGAGATTCCTTCAAACGCTACTACCGCTCCGATTTTCCGAGCAAATAAAGTCAATGAATCTAGTACATCTCGAATTGAGTGCGAAGAAGAGGTTTCTTTCATTTCAAGCATGTTCACTTTAAACAAGTTTGGTTCTAGTTGCGATAGAGTATATAGATCGCTCCCCTTTTTACCCAAGTCAGTTAGTCCTAGTTTAATTTCATTGGCTTTTAAATATCGAAAAACGTGACTTAATTCTTCTATATCCCCATCAAATTGATGGAAGTTCATATATAGCACAACTTTTTGCCGTGGAAACCCTTTCTTCTCAAACTTTTCAATGCGTTCTATAAACAATTCATGATTATTTTCAAAATACAAAGTGTTTGGGTCAACATTAAAGAATAAGTAAGGTAAATGCTGTTCCTTTTTCTCTAGAAACATGTCAATCGCTTTAATTTGTAACAGCTCTTCTATTTCCCATTTATACTCTTGAGGGACATTTGAATCCATAAAAAAAGAACCTAGACTCAGGTTTTTCTCCTCAAAGTTTATATTTCCTAACACTTCATAACCGATGACTTCATACTTCTCCAAGTTAAATACAGGTTGAAAGACAGGAGAAATGGAAGATTGGTTCATCATCACCGTTAATGGATCCATAGTTTCCTCCTTTAAAACATGAAGATTCATTTATTATAACATGAATTTACAGTCTTATAGATGAAAAAGAATGAAGTCGAGTATTTATTAATTAAGACTATTTTCGTAACATTGTTGTTTTACTTGTGTTTGCTAACAGCGGACGCTTACACCTCTAGGTACAAGTGCGACATCCGTTCATGCATCATTTTATTTGCATTCACGGTGTCTTCTTTGCACCTCTGGGCACAAGTGCGACATCCGTTCATGCATCATTTTATTTTCATTCACGGTGTCTTCTTTGCCGCAGCACGACCTCAACTTCCTCGACGTTTTAGGTAATTTTCGGTTACCGCTTCTTCCTCTACTAGCTTTGCCACGAAGCTAGGTCCGTCGAAACACTCTTTACCTGCGACGAGTAATCGCAAGCGCATTCTTTATCTGCGACGAGTAACCGCAGGAGCATTCTTTATCTGCGACGAGTAACCGCAGGAGCAACGAAAGCCACTACACTGAACATGCTATGAGCTGTGCCGACGGATCCTCACCAAAGAATCAGCTCTTAGAGGAAGGCACAACGAGCATTCACTTCTCCGAATATTCTTCGAGCTGCCTCGACGCATCATCTTCCATGAAGTGCTTGAAGAGGAAGAGGCACGTAGTCTGCGACGAGTAACCGCAGGAGCATTCTTTATCTGCGACGAGTAACCGCAGGAGCAATCTTTATCTGCGACGAGTAACCGCAGGAGCAATCTTTTAGAAAAGAGTCATTAATTAACACTATTCCTTGGAATTCAGTTAGGTACACCAAAAAGCACTGTTACAAAAA
The Bacillus shivajii DNA segment above includes these coding regions:
- a CDS encoding EAL domain-containing protein — its product is MDPLTVMMNQSSISPVFQPVFNLEKYEVIGYEVLGNINFEEKNLSLGSFFMDSNVPQEYKWEIEELLQIKAIDMFLEKKEQHLPYLFFNVDPNTLYFENNHELFIERIEKFEKKGFPRQKVVLYMNFHQFDGDIEELSHVFRYLKANEIKLGLTDLGKKGSDLYTLSQLEPNLFKVNMLEMKETSSSHSIRDVLDSLTLFARKIGAVVAFEGISDVHKLYTAWKHSGRFLQGNLLSSVVSSSIGRSVRKQFLDTNIKSFVKYDNNRFHEQWMFVQKLDDKLRNIQQSNTHEDFILREVTKLAFPFAFRAYICDANGYQKSPNYIKVGQEWKIDEQALGKNWSWRSYFLENLVQMEHGNIGIISDSYRDIDSNELIRTYSFRLSSDRYLFIDISQDFLYEKDWLR